Proteins from one Bos indicus x Bos taurus breed Angus x Brahman F1 hybrid chromosome 19, Bos_hybrid_MaternalHap_v2.0, whole genome shotgun sequence genomic window:
- the RAB5C gene encoding ras-related protein Rab-5C translates to MAGRGGAARPNGPAAGNKICQFKLVLLGESAVGKSSLVLRFVKGQFHEYQESTIGAAFLTQTVCLDDTTVKFEIWDTAGQERYHSLAPMYYRGAQAAIVVYDITNTDTFARAKNWVKELQRQASPNIVIALAGNKADLASKRAVEFQEAQAYAEDNSLLFMETSAKTAMNVNEIFMAIAKKLPKNEPQNAAGAPGRNRGVDLQENNPASRSQCCSN, encoded by the exons ATGGCGGGTCGGGGAGGCGCAGCGCGACCCAACGGACCAGCTGCTGGGAACAAGATCTGTCAGTTTAAGCTGGTCCTGCTGGGGGAGTCCGCAGTGGGCAAATCCAGCCTCGTCCTCCGCTTCGTCAAGGGTCAGTTCCACGAGTACCAGGAGAGCACAATTGGAG CGGCCTTCCTCACACAGACCGTCTGCTTGGACGACACAACAGTCAAGTTTGAGATCTGGGACACAGCTGGACAGGAGCGGTATCACAGCCTGGCCCCCATGTACTATCGGGGGGCCCAGGCTGCCATCGTGGTCTACGACATCACCAACACA GATACCTTTGCACGGGCCAAGAACTGGGTGAAGGAGTTACAGAGGCAGGCCAGCCCCAACATCGTCATCGCGCTTGCGGGCAACAAGGCGGACCTGGCCAGCAAGAGAGCCGTGGAGTTCCAG GAAGCACAAGCCTATGCAGAGGACAACAGTTTGCTGTTCATGGAGACATCAGCAAAGACTGCAATGAACGTGAATGAAATTTTCATGGCTATAG CTAAGAAGCTTCCCAAGAATGAACCCCAGAATGCAGCTGGTGCTCCAGGCCGGAACCGAGGCGTGGACCTCCAAGAGAACAACCCTGCCAGCCGGAGCCAGTGCTGCAGCAACTGA
- the HSPB9 gene encoding heat shock protein beta-9 has product MQRVGSSLPSGSQSASQCPSVAFTERNQVATLPVQRLTEDAAAVRDNVHTEDGFQMKLYAHGFTPEELLVQVNSGCLVVTGQRQLEGCNPDGTGFRVAQKVHQQMSLPPDLDPAAMTCCLTPSGQLCVRGQCRALPPSEAQTGPASRFRSRGSKKLA; this is encoded by the coding sequence ATGCAGCGGGTCGGTAGCAGTCTCCCTAGCGGGAGCCAGTCGGCCTCCCAATGTCCCAGCGTGGCCTTTACTGAACGGAACCAGGTGGCCACTCTACCGGTGCAGCGGCTCACGGAGGATGCAGCAGCTGTGCGGGACAACGTCCACACGGAGGATGGCTTCCAGATGAAACTGTATGCCCATGGCTTCACCCCCGAGGAGCTGTTGGTTCAGGTGAACAGCGGGTGCCTGGTGGTGACTGGCCAGCGACAACTGGAGGGCTGCAACCCGGATGGGACCGGCTTCCGCGTGGCGCAGAAGGTGCACCAGCAAATGTCACTACCACCGGACCTGGACCCCGCTGCCATGACTTGCTGCCTGACCCCCTCCGGCCAGCTGTGTGTCCGTGGCCAGTGCCGGGCACTGCCTCCCTCTGAGGCTCAAACAGGACCCGCCTCAAGATTCAGAAGCCGTGGCTCTAAGAAACTAGCCTGA